A genomic window from Pseudobacteroides sp. includes:
- a CDS encoding stalk domain-containing protein encodes MSSLTALFDKLNSSNGSKQIIVVSNEKESQYKATVEAYEKTFSGWVKCFPSMSAVIGSKGFSTKKVEGDLKSPAGIFRTGIAFGTPNTPSITKLYYKNTTNNDYWIDDVSSPDYNTWVNFSGNPHSRWKSFERLKITEYKYAFVIEYNMSPIIKGNGSAIFFHIWKGSNISTSGCTAVSETNMLKLLGWLNPDKNPLIIQGTKSMLAKMSDDSNDNILYPIKVKVNEEEISFDVHPRVVNDRTLIPVRSVFQGLGAKVSWDESTRTITIIKGSTKIELASGNKWAYVGEKQVPLDVPVSIINGRTMIPLRFIAEELGLNVKWDGALRTVFINNTPL; translated from the coding sequence ATGAGTAGCCTGACTGCCCTTTTTGACAAGCTGAACTCGTCAAACGGTTCAAAGCAGATAATTGTTGTGTCCAATGAAAAAGAAAGTCAATACAAAGCTACCGTAGAAGCATATGAAAAAACATTTTCAGGGTGGGTAAAATGCTTCCCTTCAATGAGTGCCGTTATTGGGAGCAAAGGATTTAGTACAAAGAAGGTGGAAGGTGATCTCAAATCTCCTGCTGGAATTTTCCGAACAGGAATAGCATTTGGTACACCAAATACTCCTTCCATTACAAAACTATATTATAAAAATACCACAAATAATGATTACTGGATAGACGATGTGTCATCTCCAGATTACAACACATGGGTAAATTTTTCAGGTAATCCCCATAGCAGATGGAAATCCTTTGAACGGCTAAAAATTACTGAATATAAGTACGCATTTGTAATTGAATATAATATGAGCCCGATAATCAAGGGAAATGGAAGTGCTATCTTTTTCCATATATGGAAAGGCTCAAATATCAGTACCAGCGGATGCACAGCTGTTTCAGAAACTAACATGCTAAAGCTTTTAGGATGGCTTAACCCCGACAAAAACCCGCTAATCATTCAAGGAACCAAATCTATGCTGGCAAAGATGTCCGATGATTCAAATGATAATATATTATATCCAATAAAGGTTAAGGTAAATGAAGAAGAAATAAGTTTTGACGTCCACCCTAGGGTTGTAAATGACAGGACACTTATACCGGTAAGATCAGTTTTCCAAGGTCTTGGTGCAAAGGTTTCATGGGATGAATCTACAAGAACTATTACAATTATAAAGGGTTCCACCAAAATTGAACTAGCATCTGGGAACAAATGGGCGTATGTTGGAGAAAAACAAGTTCCTCTTGATGTTCCTGTATCCATTATTAACGGCAGGACCATGATACCTTTAAGGTTTATAGCCGAGGAACTTGGCCTAAATGTCAAATGGGACGGTGCCCTAAGAACAGTGTTCATAAACAACACCCCTCTGTAA
- a CDS encoding LysM domain-containing protein, translating into MLCSLNALTASNPSVNLNNLTIGQILCIPKKVCPPGTMTHTVAQGETVYTIAQRYYTTIDVLLYMNPNLNVNSINPGDTICVPIGAPE; encoded by the coding sequence ATGTTATGTTCCTTAAATGCATTAACAGCATCAAACCCCAGTGTTAATCTCAATAATCTAACTATTGGTCAAATTCTTTGCATACCGAAAAAAGTATGTCCACCCGGTACCATGACCCATACAGTTGCTCAGGGAGAAACTGTATATACGATAGCACAGAGATATTATACAACCATAGATGTGCTTCTGTACATGAATCCTAACCTGAATGTAAATTCAATAAATCCAGGTGACACAATCTGTGTCCCAATAGGTGCACCTGAATAG
- a CDS encoding substrate-binding domain-containing protein, giving the protein MSRRINIGVITRLAEGSYHGALVNAINNVIQNSNANLVIINTFMLTRFCSVRGEDPGYYYLASSHVDGWIVLEGSASNGYIDVIRRTGKPLVLVSFQPDNYEDCCVIQEDSRYGAEIITKHLIEHGHKKIAFLGCSNLYDMVERFKGYKSALEKSGLNFDPNLVIDSSIAHTPYGKNAMLEKLKEGYEFTGLFAANDFMAFGAIEALREFGLRVPEDVAVIGYDDCFHARKFSPSLSSMHQNLDRIGTLAVETVIKAITKGTLPKETLFVRSSLILRKSCGCSVNSDDIEYPNESTLELKNKIIQSLEESVGNNYIMASELIPADIDKLEKIMPHVASNFQFQCIGYWVESPEGHKDLLIQHIVGENSEIILNKKINCVPENFPPNEFLSLINNPSSHVIWLLPISTLTKDWCIISYIAPFNYISTLLAYGSSVTMYNLIGIFLDREMANTELKSTLEKLKETLETLRKTQGQLVHSEKMASLGGLVAGVAHEINTPIGVSVTAASFIQEHSDKLKEQFISGKLKRHDMENFFKILDETNSILVSNLKKASNLIDSFKQIAVDQSTEVKRWFKAGIYIKQILISLRSRLIDNNLEIKFECKNEFEIYNYPGGLFKVITNLVDNSIMHAYNKGDKGTILIRLLKENDILNIIYSDDGKGMEKSVLDKIFDPFYTTKRGEGGTGLGLNIVYNIVTGEYGGTIECKSEPGKGCMFIIRIPSGVE; this is encoded by the coding sequence ATGTCTAGAAGAATAAATATCGGCGTAATTACCAGGTTAGCTGAAGGCAGCTATCATGGTGCTCTTGTTAATGCAATTAACAATGTAATACAAAATAGTAATGCAAATCTAGTAATCATAAATACGTTTATGCTTACTAGATTTTGTTCTGTTCGCGGCGAAGACCCTGGCTATTATTATTTGGCATCTAGCCATGTAGATGGCTGGATTGTACTTGAGGGTAGTGCAAGCAATGGATATATAGACGTCATTAGACGAACGGGGAAACCATTGGTTTTGGTCAGCTTTCAGCCGGATAATTATGAAGATTGTTGCGTTATTCAAGAAGACAGCCGTTATGGTGCTGAAATCATTACCAAGCACCTTATAGAGCATGGTCATAAAAAAATTGCTTTTTTAGGCTGCTCAAATCTTTATGATATGGTTGAAAGATTTAAAGGGTATAAGTCAGCACTCGAAAAAAGCGGTTTGAATTTTGACCCTAATTTGGTTATTGACAGCAGCATTGCCCACACGCCCTATGGTAAGAATGCAATGCTGGAGAAACTAAAGGAAGGATATGAGTTTACAGGGCTTTTTGCTGCTAACGATTTTATGGCTTTTGGTGCTATTGAAGCATTGAGAGAGTTTGGCCTTAGAGTACCTGAAGATGTAGCTGTTATTGGGTATGATGATTGTTTTCATGCAAGGAAATTTTCTCCCAGCTTATCAAGCATGCATCAGAACCTTGATAGAATAGGCACATTAGCCGTTGAAACAGTTATTAAAGCAATAACAAAAGGAACCCTTCCAAAAGAAACCCTTTTTGTGAGGTCAAGCCTTATTTTAAGAAAGTCCTGCGGTTGTAGTGTAAATAGCGATGACATAGAATATCCAAATGAGTCTACACTGGAGTTAAAGAATAAAATAATTCAATCCCTTGAAGAATCAGTAGGTAATAACTATATAATGGCATCGGAACTTATACCTGCTGATATTGATAAATTAGAGAAAATCATGCCACACGTTGCTTCAAATTTCCAATTCCAGTGTATAGGCTATTGGGTCGAAAGTCCGGAGGGTCATAAAGACCTTTTAATCCAGCACATAGTTGGTGAGAACTCCGAAATAATCCTCAACAAAAAAATAAACTGTGTCCCTGAAAACTTCCCCCCAAATGAATTTTTGTCACTTATTAACAATCCTTCCAGCCATGTTATCTGGTTATTACCCATATCAACCTTGACAAAGGATTGGTGCATAATATCATATATAGCTCCGTTCAACTACATAAGCACACTGCTTGCATACGGCAGTTCCGTAACCATGTACAATCTAATAGGCATATTTCTTGACCGTGAAATGGCAAATACTGAACTGAAAAGCACTCTTGAGAAATTAAAGGAAACTCTTGAAACACTAAGAAAAACTCAGGGACAGCTTGTTCATTCCGAAAAAATGGCTTCCCTTGGAGGTCTGGTTGCAGGAGTAGCACATGAGATAAACACTCCTATTGGAGTAAGTGTCACCGCAGCATCATTTATTCAGGAACACTCTGACAAGCTGAAAGAGCAATTTATTTCAGGTAAGCTGAAACGCCATGATATGGAAAACTTCTTTAAAATATTGGATGAGACCAACAGCATACTTGTATCAAACTTAAAGAAGGCATCCAATTTAATAGACAGCTTCAAACAAATTGCAGTGGACCAGTCGACAGAGGTTAAACGATGGTTTAAAGCAGGAATATACATTAAGCAAATTCTCATAAGCTTAAGATCAAGACTAATTGACAACAATCTTGAAATAAAATTTGAATGCAAAAATGAGTTTGAAATTTATAATTACCCCGGCGGGTTATTTAAAGTTATAACAAACTTGGTGGACAACTCAATTATGCATGCTTATAACAAGGGTGACAAGGGGACAATTCTAATAAGGTTACTCAAGGAAAATGATATTTTAAATATTATTTATTCTGATGATGGTAAAGGCATGGAAAAGTCTGTGCTCGATAAAATATTCGATCCCTTTTATACAACTAAAAGGGGTGAGGGTGGAACCGGTCTAGGACTTAATATAGTTTATAATATTGTTACAGGGGAGTATGGGGGCACTATAGAGTGTAAAAGTGAACCTGGAAAAGGATGTATGTTTATTATAAGGATCCCGTCAGGTGTTGAGTGA
- the msrB gene encoding peptide-methionine (R)-S-oxide reductase MsrB, which yields MDSKNEKATFAGGCFWCMVQPFESLEGVTNVKSGYTGGQSENPTYKSICRGDTGHYEAVQVEYDPGKISYQELLEVFWRQIDPLDEGGQFYDRGTQYRTAIFYHNDEQKRLAEESKNILNNKAGFSKPIATNIIKFEKFYDAEEYHQDYHKKNPEHYKGYRLASGRDAAVKKLWDKTEFILEGEAKKPSDDLKKRLTPIQYKVTQENGTEPPFDNEYYDNFRKGIYVDIVSGEPLFSSIDKYDSGCGWPSFTKPISDNKITTKTDRSHFMIRTEVRSKEGDSHLGHVFNDGPAHSTGLRYCINSASLRFIPLEEMGEAGYEEYLKLFTAKT from the coding sequence ATGGACAGTAAAAATGAAAAAGCAACGTTTGCAGGAGGATGCTTTTGGTGTATGGTACAGCCCTTTGAAAGCTTGGAGGGTGTTACAAATGTAAAGTCGGGTTATACCGGGGGGCAATCGGAGAATCCAACCTATAAAAGTATATGCAGAGGAGACACAGGTCATTATGAAGCTGTTCAAGTTGAGTATGATCCTGGCAAGATAAGTTATCAGGAGCTTCTGGAGGTATTCTGGAGACAGATAGACCCTTTAGACGAAGGTGGGCAGTTTTATGACAGAGGTACCCAATACAGGACCGCAATTTTTTATCATAATGACGAGCAGAAAAGGTTAGCGGAAGAGTCAAAGAACATTTTAAACAATAAAGCAGGGTTTTCAAAGCCCATTGCAACAAATATTATAAAATTTGAAAAGTTTTATGATGCGGAGGAATACCATCAGGATTATCATAAAAAGAACCCTGAACATTATAAAGGGTATAGATTGGCATCGGGACGTGATGCTGCTGTAAAAAAACTTTGGGATAAGACTGAATTCATATTGGAAGGAGAAGCTAAGAAACCCAGCGACGACTTAAAAAAGAGGCTCACTCCAATTCAATATAAGGTTACGCAGGAAAACGGTACTGAGCCGCCGTTTGATAACGAGTACTATGACAATTTTCGTAAAGGTATTTATGTAGACATTGTTTCTGGAGAACCACTTTTCAGTTCAATAGACAAATATGATTCTGGATGTGGTTGGCCTAGCTTTACAAAACCTATATCTGACAACAAAATAACAACAAAAACTGACAGAAGTCACTTTATGATAAGGACTGAGGTGAGAAGTAAGGAAGGGGACTCACATTTAGGTCATGTCTTCAATGATGGACCTGCTCACTCTACAGGGCTTAGATATTGCATCAATTCGGCCTCTCTAAGGTTTATACCTTTGGAGGAGATGGGAGAAGCGGGATATGAGGAATATCTGAAGCTGTTTACTGCGAAAACATAG
- a CDS encoding Asp23/Gls24 family envelope stress response protein — protein sequence MRVVAFIGPSGTGKSHRATWVAKERGIDFIIDDGILIRGNRIVAGRSAKREATKIASVKCALFHSDDHAYDVKRAIELYKPAAMLILGTSEGMVEKIASRLEVGPINEKVYITDVASEFEINQARSTRMQQGKHVIPVPTFEIKKDFSGYFLDPLQIFKRKGKGSYQLVGEKSVVRPTFSYLGKYTISDYTVYQIIEHVVSKIEGVSRISRFRAENHPDGIYIEMDLILIYGYIIRPLLRKVQEDVSEEVERLTALNIKALNLVAKSLVIDPNKVRNKIEK from the coding sequence TTGAGAGTTGTAGCTTTTATCGGACCAAGCGGTACAGGAAAAAGCCACAGAGCAACCTGGGTTGCAAAAGAACGTGGCATTGATTTTATAATAGATGATGGAATTTTAATCCGTGGAAATCGCATTGTGGCAGGTCGTTCTGCTAAAAGGGAGGCCACAAAGATAGCCTCTGTTAAGTGTGCTCTGTTTCATAGTGATGACCATGCATATGACGTGAAGCGTGCCATAGAACTGTACAAACCAGCTGCAATGCTTATTCTGGGTACATCTGAGGGCATGGTTGAAAAAATAGCAAGCAGACTAGAAGTTGGACCCATAAACGAGAAGGTTTACATAACAGACGTAGCCAGCGAGTTTGAAATAAATCAGGCAAGATCTACAAGAATGCAGCAGGGAAAACATGTTATACCGGTTCCTACCTTTGAGATAAAGAAGGACTTTTCGGGTTACTTTCTTGATCCTCTTCAGATCTTTAAAAGAAAGGGCAAGGGCAGCTATCAGCTTGTAGGGGAAAAATCCGTTGTACGTCCCACATTCAGCTATCTTGGCAAATATACAATATCTGATTACACAGTTTATCAGATAATAGAGCATGTGGTTTCAAAGATAGAAGGGGTTAGCAGGATTTCACGATTCCGTGCTGAAAATCACCCTGACGGTATATATATAGAAATGGATCTAATACTCATTTATGGATATATAATAAGGCCTCTTTTAAGAAAGGTTCAAGAAGATGTCAGCGAAGAAGTCGAAAGACTCACAGCCCTAAATATAAAGGCTCTTAACCTTGTGGCTAAAAGCCTTGTCATTGATCCTAATAAAGTCAGGAATAAGATAGAAAAGTAA
- a CDS encoding HD-GYP domain-containing protein: MGQYNTRIEECKPGMILSKDIYTDKGAILMKEGTVLSDFTIDKLVINNIEMVWVISEQDPGQNSPQDSTNDSPSVKETKKEYVKRIENIKTLFSNVLKDDSIELEQSANEISASIINSDKSTGDLLRCIRSLKSIGDYMYSHSLNVASICCLIGNWMKLSSKEVEELTIAGLLHDIGKAKVPRGILNKKTALTESESLEIKKHTQYGYDILKAKTGFSDDVCKGILMHHEREDGSGYPNGVKGDKINLIAKIISVADLYSMITLDRVYKRTDTPFSVFEIFESSASQKFDALTVYTLITNIAMYYIGDNVKLSNGLEGHIFYIDNEFISRPLIKLKDGTTLDLRVRKDIKILEII; encoded by the coding sequence ATGGGACAATATAATACTAGAATTGAGGAATGTAAACCTGGTATGATCCTGTCTAAGGATATCTATACTGATAAGGGTGCTATTTTGATGAAGGAAGGTACTGTTCTAAGCGATTTTACAATAGACAAGCTTGTTATTAACAATATCGAAATGGTTTGGGTAATCAGTGAACAGGATCCTGGGCAAAATTCTCCTCAAGATTCAACTAATGACTCACCATCTGTGAAGGAAACCAAAAAAGAGTATGTAAAAAGAATTGAAAACATCAAGACATTGTTTAGTAACGTACTTAAAGATGATTCCATTGAGTTGGAGCAAAGTGCTAACGAAATTTCTGCGTCTATTATAAATTCGGATAAATCCACCGGAGATCTTTTACGGTGTATAAGAAGTTTAAAATCCATCGGTGATTACATGTATTCCCATAGTTTAAACGTAGCCAGTATATGCTGCCTCATTGGTAACTGGATGAAACTTAGTTCTAAAGAGGTTGAAGAGCTTACAATAGCAGGCCTGCTGCATGATATTGGAAAGGCAAAGGTTCCGCGGGGAATTCTCAACAAGAAGACTGCATTGACAGAGAGTGAATCTCTTGAAATAAAAAAGCATACACAATACGGGTATGATATTCTTAAAGCTAAAACAGGATTTTCAGATGATGTATGCAAGGGTATACTTATGCATCATGAAAGGGAAGATGGCAGCGGGTATCCTAATGGAGTCAAGGGAGACAAAATAAATCTTATTGCTAAAATTATTTCTGTAGCTGATTTATACAGCATGATAACTTTGGACAGGGTTTATAAAAGAACAGATACTCCATTCAGCGTTTTTGAAATATTTGAATCATCCGCCTCACAAAAATTTGATGCTCTGACAGTTTATACTCTTATCACCAATATAGCTATGTATTATATTGGTGATAATGTAAAACTAAGTAATGGTTTGGAGGGGCATATATTTTATATAGATAACGAATTTATTTCCAGACCGTTAATAAAGCTTAAGGATGGAACCACGCTAGACCTTAGGGTTCGAAAGGATATAAAAATTCTAGAAATTATATAG
- the ytxC gene encoding putative sporulation protein YtxC: MQFLSIGVNKDTEDVIEGIKNELEKNKTNHFKYSIQNEVNSNGSNYIVCSYNSDRNADNADNPDTVKKALVLNISNALADYIIKKYEEKLIIRTISSNYCYFNSVEKKEILTLAKKIINSDDNTLLSSLFHIRRHNLIVKKLLDYFDNSNSIILDGFVNFRLKDYIKDLEEVVDKAVDDYLMVREYNEFIRLLRYFVDIQNPKFNLIHVVTSFDNKYMLLDETKREITNECIREFVNEISLGEINYDDLLVSSLITLAPRKIVIHGTVHFKNKELLETIKNVFYGKVTICSTCEICEINMAKSNNKSEPINMKN, translated from the coding sequence ATGCAGTTTCTCAGTATTGGAGTTAACAAAGATACCGAAGATGTAATAGAAGGAATAAAAAACGAGTTGGAAAAAAACAAAACTAACCATTTTAAATACTCCATTCAAAACGAAGTTAATTCCAATGGCTCAAATTATATAGTTTGTAGTTATAATAGCGATAGAAATGCAGATAATGCGGATAACCCGGATACCGTAAAGAAAGCCCTTGTTTTAAACATATCGAATGCACTTGCGGATTATATAATAAAAAAATATGAGGAAAAACTAATAATTAGAACAATCAGCAGTAATTATTGTTATTTTAATTCTGTTGAAAAAAAAGAAATATTAACCTTAGCAAAAAAGATCATTAACTCTGATGATAATACCCTTTTAAGCAGCTTGTTTCATATAAGAAGGCATAATCTTATAGTCAAAAAGCTTTTAGACTACTTCGACAACTCCAATAGCATAATACTGGACGGCTTTGTTAATTTCAGGCTTAAGGATTATATAAAAGATCTTGAAGAAGTGGTTGATAAGGCTGTAGATGACTATCTTATGGTTCGTGAATATAATGAGTTTATCAGGCTTTTGAGGTATTTCGTAGATATTCAGAATCCTAAGTTCAACCTGATTCATGTGGTTACAAGCTTTGATAACAAATACATGTTATTGGATGAAACGAAAAGAGAAATAACAAACGAATGTATACGTGAGTTTGTAAATGAAATCTCACTAGGTGAGATAAACTATGATGATTTACTTGTAAGCTCACTTATAACACTTGCACCAAGAAAGATAGTGATACATGGGACTGTCCACTTTAAAAACAAAGAGCTTTTAGAAACTATAAAGAACGTTTTTTATGGTAAAGTTACAATATGCAGCACCTGCGAAATTTGCGAAATTAACATGGCAAAATCCAACAATAAAAGCGAACCTATAAACATGAAAAACTAA
- a CDS encoding DUF6062 family protein encodes MKEKIYTIPVTEAFGVECECPMCVLEKKLEDECIDYILGPSLMEPEGRIETNEKGFCRKHFEKLYNRQQNRLGLGLILETHITQQNHNIGRVYESKKDAVKKDAEMSMMKNLSSKVSMKKTDTDKMVDSLLEVLNELEGKCTVCGKLDHTMERYIDVILYLWFKESDFKVLFNSKKGFCLKHLKDLLEGTKKFLNAKETAVFVANLMELQLENLERIKEEVSWFTKKFDYRNNDAPWGNSKDAVPRSIQKIVGFCDFS; translated from the coding sequence ATGAAAGAAAAAATTTATACAATACCAGTTACTGAAGCCTTTGGGGTTGAATGCGAGTGCCCTATGTGTGTTCTGGAAAAAAAACTTGAGGATGAATGTATTGACTACATATTAGGGCCGTCGCTTATGGAGCCTGAGGGACGAATTGAAACCAATGAAAAGGGTTTTTGCAGAAAACATTTTGAGAAGCTTTACAATAGACAGCAAAACAGGCTTGGGTTGGGATTAATACTAGAAACCCATATTACGCAGCAGAACCATAATATCGGAAGGGTATATGAGAGCAAAAAGGATGCCGTGAAAAAGGATGCAGAAATGTCTATGATGAAGAATCTTTCCAGCAAGGTCTCAATGAAGAAAACCGATACCGACAAAATGGTGGATAGCCTTCTGGAGGTTTTAAATGAACTGGAAGGAAAGTGCACTGTTTGCGGAAAGCTTGACCATACTATGGAAAGGTATATAGATGTCATACTATATCTCTGGTTTAAAGAAAGTGATTTTAAGGTACTGTTTAATAGCAAGAAGGGATTTTGTTTAAAGCACCTTAAAGACCTTTTGGAAGGCACTAAAAAGTTCTTAAATGCCAAAGAAACAGCTGTTTTTGTAGCAAACCTTATGGAACTTCAGTTGGAAAACCTGGAAAGGATAAAGGAGGAAGTCAGCTGGTTTACCAAAAAGTTCGACTACAGAAATAACGATGCCCCTTGGGGAAACTCGAAAGATGCTGTTCCAAGGAGCATTCAGAAGATCGTAGGCTTCTGCGATTTTTCTTAA
- a CDS encoding DNA-3-methyladenine glycosylase family protein: MDYKGYTVYENNTGIEIEGVRDFDLMHIFDCGQSFRWLKQHDGSYMGVVGDKVSRVKFENEKLHISNSNFDDFINIWYDYFDLGTDYGEIKKTLCSKDDVMAQAIPFGQGIRLLRQDIWELLISFIISANNRIPRIMKSVETLSQSFGSKISTEEGEFYTFPSPEALSSCPINEIDICKAGFRCKYISQTSKMVRNGVVDLDTLKNMETDKARGELIKLSGVGPKVADCILLFSGTKFDVFPTDVWIKRILEVLYFKREATLKEIDQFSKKHFGSLAGYAQQYLFFFARETRIR, translated from the coding sequence ATGGATTATAAAGGATACACTGTCTATGAAAATAATACCGGTATAGAAATTGAAGGAGTACGCGACTTTGACCTTATGCACATTTTCGACTGCGGCCAAAGCTTCAGATGGCTAAAACAGCATGACGGAAGCTATATGGGAGTTGTGGGAGACAAGGTTTCCCGCGTGAAATTTGAGAACGAGAAGCTTCATATTTCCAATTCAAACTTCGATGACTTTATCAATATTTGGTATGATTACTTTGACCTTGGAACAGATTACGGAGAAATAAAAAAAACCCTTTGCAGTAAGGATGATGTTATGGCACAGGCAATACCCTTCGGTCAGGGCATTAGGCTTTTAAGGCAGGATATATGGGAACTTCTCATTTCATTCATAATCTCCGCAAACAATAGAATTCCCCGCATTATGAAATCTGTAGAAACCCTGTCGCAAAGCTTTGGAAGCAAAATAAGCACAGAAGAAGGTGAGTTTTACACATTTCCAAGTCCGGAGGCTCTTTCTTCCTGCCCAATAAATGAAATTGATATTTGTAAAGCCGGGTTCAGATGCAAATATATTTCACAAACTTCTAAAATGGTGAGGAATGGGGTTGTGGATTTAGACACTTTAAAAAACATGGAAACCGATAAAGCCAGGGGCGAGCTTATAAAGCTCTCAGGCGTGGGCCCTAAGGTGGCTGACTGTATTCTGCTGTTCTCCGGTACAAAATTCGATGTATTCCCAACTGATGTGTGGATAAAAAGAATACTGGAGGTTTTATATTTTAAAAGAGAGGCTACCCTTAAGGAAATAGATCAATTTTCGAAGAAACATTTCGGCAGCCTGGCTGGTTATGCTCAGCAGTACCTGTTTTTCTTTGCACGGGAAACTCGGATAAGGTAG